CGCCCGCCTACGGCATCGAGGACTTCCAGTCGTGCAAGGCGCACGGGATGACCGACTCGGACATCATCAACCCGGTGATGGGCGACGGCCGCTACATCGAATCGCTGCCGCTGTTCGGCGGCCTGTCGATCTGGGACGCGAACCCGAAGGTCGTCGACGCGCTGCGCGAGGCCGGCTCGCTGCTGCGCAGCGAGAAATACACGCACAGCTACATGCACTGCTGGCGCCACAAGACGCCGATCATCTACCGCGCGACGTCGCAATGGTTCGCCGGCATGGACGTCACGCCGCGCGACAGCGGCAAGACGCTGCGCGAAACCGCGCTCGAAGGCGTCGAGGCGACCGCGTTCTACCCGTCGTGGGGCAAGCAGCGCCTGTTCAGCATGATCGCGAACCGCCCGGACTGGACTCTGTCGCGCCAGCGCCAGTGGGGCGTGCCGATGGCGTTCTTCGTGCACAAGGAAACCGGCGAGCTGCACCCGCGCACGCTCGAGCTGCTCGAGGAAGTCGCGAAACGCGTCGAGCAGTCGGGCATCGAAGCCTGGCAGACGCTCGACCCGCGCGAGCTGATCGGCGACGACGCGAACCTGTACGAAAAGAACCGCGACACGCTCGACGTGTGGTTCGACTCGGGCACGACGCACTGGCACGTGCTGCGCGGCTCGCACAAGGATCAGCTGCAGTTCCCGGCGGACCTGTACCTCGAAGGCTCGGACCAGCACCGCGGCTGGTTCCACTCGTCGCTGCTGACCGCGTCGATGATCGATGGCCGCGCGCCGTACAAGGGCCTGCTCACGCACGGCTTCACGGTCGATGGCGAAGGCCGCAAGATGAGCAAGTCGCTCGGCAACGGCATCGACCCGCATGAAGTCGCGAACCGTCTCGGCGCGGAAATCATTCGCCTGTGGATCGCGTCGACCGACTATTCGGGCGAACTGGCGATCTCCGAGGAAATCCTGAAGCGCGTGACGGAAGGCTATCGCCGCATCCGCAACACGCTGCGCTTCCTGCTCGCAAACCTGTCGGACTTCGACTTCGCGCAGCACGCGGTGCCGGTCGGCGAATGGCTCGAGATCGACCGCTATGCGGTCGCGTTCTCCGCGCAACTGCAGGCGGAACTGCTCACCCATTACGAGAAGTACGAGTTCCATCCGGTCGTCGCGAAGCTGCAGACGTACTGCTCGGAAGATCTCGGCGGCTTCTACCTCGACGTGCTGAAGGACCGCCTGTACACGAGCGCGCCCGATTCGCGCGCACGCCGCTCCGCGCAGACGGCGCTGTACCACCTGACGCAAGGGCTGCTGCGCGTGCTCGCGCCGTTCCTGTCGTTCACCGCGGAAGAAGCGTGGAAGGTGTTCCAGCCGGCCAGCGACACCGTGTTTACGGAAACCTACTACACGTATCCGGAAGTCGCCGGCGCGGCCGCGCTGATCGAGAAGTGGGCGCTGCTGCGCGACGTACGCGGCAACGTGACGAAGGCGCTCGAGGAGGCACGCACCGCGAACCGCATCGGTTCGTCGCTGCAGGCCGAAGTGGCCGTGCATGCGAGCGGTGCGCGCTACGATGCGCTCACGAGCCTCGGCGACGACCTGAAGTTCGTGCTGATCACGTCGGCGGCAACGATCGTGAAGGTCGACGACGAAGCCCAGGAAAGCGTCGACGTCGAGGCGTCGAAGTACCAGAAGTGCGAACGCTGCTGGCACTACCGCGAGGACGTCGGCGCGCACGCCGATCATCCGACGCTGTGCGGCCGCTGCTTCTCGAACCTGTTTGAAGACGGCGAAAACCGGAGCGCTGCTTGAATATGGCGAAGACTGTGTCGAAACCGGCCAGCGGCGCGCTCGCGCCCTGGCTCGGCATTTCGCTGATCGTGATCCTGTTCGACCAGCTGTCGAAGATCGCGATCCTGAAAACGTTCGTGTACGGCGCGCAGCATGCGCTGACGTCGTTCTTCAACCTCGTGCTGGTGTACAACCGCGGCGCCGCCTTCGGCTTCCTGTCGACCGCGAGCGGCTGGCAGCGCTGGGCGTTCACCGCGCTCGGCGTCGGCGCGACGCTCGTGATCTGCTTCCTGCTGCGCCGCCACGGCCAGCAGCGGTTGTTCAGCCTGTCGCTCGCGCTGATCCTCGGCGGCGCGCTCGGCAACGTGATCGACCGGCTGATCTACGGACACGTGATCGACTTTCTCGATTTCCACCTCGGCGCCTGGCACTTCCCGGCGTTCAACCTCGCCGATTCCGCAATCACGATCGGTGCGGTGCTGCTGATCTACGACGAACTGCGTCGCGTGCGCGGCTCGCGCTGAGCGCGCATACTCGGTGTCGACGGCCGGCTTCGCGCCGGCCGTTCCGTTTGACCCTTGGAGGCCTGAGTTGGCACACGCAGAACTCGCAGGAAAACACCTCGTTCTCGGCCTGACGGGCGGCATCGCCTGCTACAAGATCGCCGAGCTCACCCGGCTGCTGACGAAGGCAGGCGCGACCGTGCAGGTCGCGATGACCGACGCCGCCACCCAGTTCATCACGCCCGTCACGATGCAGGCGCTGTCCGGCCGGCCCGTCTACACGAGCCAGTGGGACGCGCGCGTCGACAACAACATGGCGCACATCGACCTGTCGCGCGAAGCCGACGCGATCGTGATCGCGCCCGCGTCGACGGATTTCCTTGCGAAGCTCGCGCACGGGTTCGCCGACGACCTGCTGTCGACGCTGTGCGTCGCGCGCGACTGTCCGCTGCTCGTCGTGCCCGCGATGAACCGCCAGATGTGGCAGAACCCGGCCACGCAGCGCAATGCCGCGCAACTGCGCGCGGACGGCGTGTCGGTGCT
The sequence above is a segment of the Burkholderia diffusa genome. Coding sequences within it:
- the ileS gene encoding isoleucine--tRNA ligase, which translates into the protein MSNKKADSKPQAKYPVNLLDTPFPMRGDLPKREPQWVKEWEERGIYDKIRAASKGRPKFILHDGPPYANGDIHLGHAVNKILKDIVVKSRNMAGFDAPYVPGWDCHGMPIEIQIEKQFGKSLPAAEVMSKARAYATEQIEKQKVGFKRLGVLGDWANPYKTMNFVNEAEEIRALGKIIEKGYVYRGLKPVNWCFDCGSALAEAEVEYKDRTDPTIDVMFAFAEPEKTAQAFGLPALPRAEGGIVIWTTTPWTIPANQALNLHPEIVYALVDTERGLLIIAEERVEACMADFKLTGRIVATAPGVKLANLRFHHPLASAHPGYKRTAPVYLGDYVTTDTGTGVVHSSPAYGIEDFQSCKAHGMTDSDIINPVMGDGRYIESLPLFGGLSIWDANPKVVDALREAGSLLRSEKYTHSYMHCWRHKTPIIYRATSQWFAGMDVTPRDSGKTLRETALEGVEATAFYPSWGKQRLFSMIANRPDWTLSRQRQWGVPMAFFVHKETGELHPRTLELLEEVAKRVEQSGIEAWQTLDPRELIGDDANLYEKNRDTLDVWFDSGTTHWHVLRGSHKDQLQFPADLYLEGSDQHRGWFHSSLLTASMIDGRAPYKGLLTHGFTVDGEGRKMSKSLGNGIDPHEVANRLGAEIIRLWIASTDYSGELAISEEILKRVTEGYRRIRNTLRFLLANLSDFDFAQHAVPVGEWLEIDRYAVAFSAQLQAELLTHYEKYEFHPVVAKLQTYCSEDLGGFYLDVLKDRLYTSAPDSRARRSAQTALYHLTQGLLRVLAPFLSFTAEEAWKVFQPASDTVFTETYYTYPEVAGAAALIEKWALLRDVRGNVTKALEEARTANRIGSSLQAEVAVHASGARYDALTSLGDDLKFVLITSAATIVKVDDEAQESVDVEASKYQKCERCWHYREDVGAHADHPTLCGRCFSNLFEDGENRSAA
- the lspA gene encoding signal peptidase II, yielding MAKTVSKPASGALAPWLGISLIVILFDQLSKIAILKTFVYGAQHALTSFFNLVLVYNRGAAFGFLSTASGWQRWAFTALGVGATLVICFLLRRHGQQRLFSLSLALILGGALGNVIDRLIYGHVIDFLDFHLGAWHFPAFNLADSAITIGAVLLIYDELRRVRGSR